The sequence below is a genomic window from Streptococcus oralis.
GTCGGCCAAGATACTGGTCAATCTTATGACTCTATCTTCCAAAAAGCAATCGATGGAGCTCCACAAATTAAGATGCTGGGATTATCTTTTGAAGAGGGGGCTACATTAATTGGTAGATTTGAAAAAAGTGGGATTGACTCTTCTGCAGCTTTAGCTTCACTTTCAAAGGCTACAGTAAACTATGCCAAAAATGGAAAGACATTGACTGAGGGGTTGAACGAGACTGTCAATGCGATTCAGAACGCTACTAGTAAGACAGAAGCGATAAGGATTGCTTCTGAAGTTTTCGGAAATAGAGCCGCTCCTAAAATGGTAGATGCTATCCAACGCGGGGCATTTAGCTTTAATGATTTAGCTGAAGCAGCACAAAACTCATCAGGAACTGTAGCAACAACATTTGATGAGACAATAGATCCGATTGATAAACTAACAACCTATTCCAACAAAGCGAAAGAAGGGCTTGGTGAGATAGGTGGTACACTACTTGAGACTGTTATACCAGCTTTAGAACCTTTGATGGGCATACTTGAATCTGCTGTCAATTGGTTTACCAGCTTAAATGAAACTGATCAACAGACTATCGTGATTCTTGGCCTCGTTACAACTGCTGTAATGCTACTGCTTGGTGCAATAGCACCGCTAGTCATTGCTATAGGTGCAATAGGTGCGCCTGTCGGAATTGTCGTAGCGGCAATAGTTGCTGCTATTGCCGTTATTACACTCATCATTCAGGCCATCATGAACTGGGGGGCTATATCCGAATGGCTTCAGTCGACGTGGGATGCTTGCGCCGCTTGGCTTTCTGAATTGTGGACTAATATTGTCACGACTGCTACTACAGCGTGGTCAAATTTCACTGCTTGGCTTTCTGAAATTTGGTCTTCAGTAGTCTCAACTGGACAGTCTTTGTGGTCTAGCTTTACTAGCGCCTTGTCCAATATTTTCTCAAGTTTGATTTCAGGGGCTCAGTCTCTGTGGTCGAGTTTTACTTCTACCCTTTCCAATTTATGGTCTGGACTGGTCTCAACCGGGTCAAATTTGTTTAATAATTTGAGTAGCACGATTTCAGGAATTTTTAATGGTATCTTATCCACTGCTAGCAATATTTGGGAGTCTATCAAATCAATAATTTCAAGTGCTATTGATGGTGCTAAAGATGCGGTAGGTAGTGCAATTGAAGCTATTAAGGGATTCTTTAACTTTGAATTTAGATGGCCTCATATCCCTCTACCACACTTTAGTATTTCAGGATCTCTTAACCCAGTTGACTGGTTGAGTAACGGATTGCCAAGTATTGGCGTAGAGTGGTATGCCAAGGGTGGTATCTTGACCAAGCCGACTTTATTTGGAATGAATGGAAATAGAGCAATGGTTGGTGGA
It includes:
- a CDS encoding phage tail tape measure protein, which encodes MAETFEGLYVKFGANTVEFDRSVKGINNALSSLKKDFNNINRQLKMDPDNVDLLNRKLLNLQEQARVGAMKIAELKKQQKELGESEVGSAQWNKLQLEISKVESQMKAVDQAMNSTKKHIEDVGNPKSILNLNKEINNVAKELDIVNQKLELDPKNVELSEEKMKLLGKQSSLAKDKVQELKRKQEELGKEKIGTEEWRQLQNEIGQAEVEVLKIDKAMGNLGDSSRSATGDIKEATGYLKADVMMNVAEKAGQLGQKMVDAGKKTVDAWSEIDEAMDTVTTKTGLTGEALLGLQEIAKGIATSLPSATFQESADAVGELNTQFGLTGDTLQSAAEYLLKYSKITGEDISNSAINAKKAIDAYGLSNEDLARVLDSVTKVGQDTGQSYDSIFQKAIDGAPQIKMLGLSFEEGATLIGRFEKSGIDSSAALASLSKATVNYAKNGKTLTEGLNETVNAIQNATSKTEAIRIASEVFGNRAAPKMVDAIQRGAFSFNDLAEAAQNSSGTVATTFDETIDPIDKLTTYSNKAKEGLGEIGGTLLETVIPALEPLMGILESAVNWFTSLNETDQQTIVILGLVTTAVMLLLGAIAPLVIAIGAIGAPVGIVVAAIVAAIAVITLIIQAIMNWGAISEWLQSTWDACAAWLSELWTNIVTTATTAWSNFTAWLSEIWSSVVSTGQSLWSSFTSALSNIFSSLISGAQSLWSSFTSTLSNLWSGLVSTGSNLFNNLSSTISGIFNGILSTASNIWESIKSIISSAIDGAKDAVGSAIEAIKGFFNFEFRWPHIPLPHFSISGSLNPVDWLSNGLPSIGVEWYAKGGILTKPTLFGMNGNRAMVGGEAGAEAILPLNKSTLGAIGQSIANTMNTSNSINVNFSGVTIREEADLNRLADVVGTRIAEELQRKTNLRGGFA